In Streptomyces caniferus, one DNA window encodes the following:
- a CDS encoding Hsp70 family protein, with protein MFDARVFAAVDIGTYAIGGGWTTASPDNESPESRKIHFFNSWESQPGPTVKNLSALLLDARGEMIAWGFEARRMWLTQGMALRTAGARYYHGFKMDLGALQEATSPDRSANTDDDASEPGRTDNACGVSSRDLLTTNLLTMLLRQVVQTMLHQIIASGYDEDDIRWVLTVPACFTDYQKAIYRDVTKNAGLPGEDGRVLLSLEPEAAAHYARVSGARQGDAGPPLMAPGARFMVVDCGGGTVDITAYQNDQDGKMIEIGRSLGDRLGSDFLNRRVESEYILEGFGKDVMEDIREECPDALLHMIDQWERAKVAVRLDQEENINLLIPTGIDRKMGAAGRRRLARRQNKVDDAIVLTPAQLHALFDTVVPGTLDLIEAQLNEMESTQGDPDVPNVIVLAGGFSNSPYLQQAIRERFTARATIVVPPNPDIAVLAGAVHFCYDPQTRARRSRFTYGIDTSMLFEEGVDPESSRLSTPDGDRCVDRFNVFATAGQSVPTDAEVCHVIFPLFDEQKTITFGVFATRDAEPRYVTDDGCDQLAEVTIDLGPVMRFDRKERGVRTFMKFGETEVKVRSELVQGGGEAATQVRFHSNY; from the coding sequence GTGTTCGACGCTCGCGTCTTCGCCGCAGTAGACATCGGTACCTACGCGATCGGCGGAGGCTGGACCACGGCCTCACCAGACAACGAGTCTCCCGAATCGCGAAAGATCCACTTCTTCAACAGCTGGGAATCGCAGCCGGGACCCACCGTGAAAAACCTCTCGGCGCTCCTCTTGGACGCCAGAGGCGAGATGATCGCGTGGGGTTTCGAGGCTCGGCGCATGTGGCTCACCCAGGGCATGGCCCTGCGCACCGCAGGTGCTAGGTACTACCACGGCTTCAAGATGGACCTCGGCGCTCTGCAGGAAGCCACGAGTCCGGACAGGAGCGCGAACACGGATGACGATGCCTCCGAGCCCGGACGGACCGACAACGCCTGCGGCGTGAGCTCCCGCGACCTCTTGACCACGAACCTGCTCACCATGCTGTTGCGCCAGGTCGTGCAGACGATGCTTCATCAGATCATCGCCAGCGGCTACGACGAGGACGACATCCGCTGGGTGCTGACCGTGCCCGCGTGCTTCACCGACTACCAGAAGGCCATCTACCGCGATGTGACCAAGAACGCCGGACTGCCCGGCGAAGACGGCCGGGTTCTTCTCTCGCTGGAGCCCGAAGCGGCAGCCCACTACGCCCGCGTATCCGGAGCACGCCAAGGCGACGCCGGCCCCCCGCTGATGGCCCCTGGCGCCCGCTTCATGGTCGTTGACTGCGGAGGCGGCACGGTCGACATCACCGCCTACCAGAACGACCAAGACGGCAAAATGATCGAGATCGGGCGCTCCCTGGGTGACCGCCTCGGCTCCGACTTCCTCAACCGCCGAGTCGAGAGCGAGTACATCCTCGAAGGCTTCGGCAAGGACGTTATGGAAGACATCCGCGAGGAGTGCCCCGACGCCCTACTGCACATGATCGACCAATGGGAACGCGCCAAGGTCGCAGTGAGGCTCGACCAGGAGGAGAACATCAACCTCCTCATCCCCACCGGGATCGACCGGAAGATGGGAGCAGCGGGCCGACGCCGGCTGGCCCGCCGCCAGAACAAGGTCGACGACGCCATCGTCCTCACTCCTGCCCAGCTGCACGCGCTCTTCGATACCGTCGTACCGGGGACCCTCGATCTCATCGAGGCGCAGCTGAACGAGATGGAATCCACTCAGGGCGACCCCGACGTCCCCAACGTGATCGTCCTCGCCGGCGGCTTCAGTAACTCGCCGTACCTCCAGCAGGCCATCAGGGAGCGCTTCACCGCCCGGGCCACCATCGTCGTGCCACCGAACCCCGACATCGCCGTCCTAGCTGGGGCCGTCCACTTCTGCTACGACCCTCAAACCCGCGCCCGCCGCAGCCGGTTTACCTACGGCATCGATACCTCCATGCTCTTCGAAGAAGGCGTCGACCCCGAATCGTCCCGCCTGAGCACACCGGACGGGGACAGGTGCGTGGACCGCTTCAACGTCTTCGCCACAGCCGGACAGTCAGTGCCTACGGACGCCGAGGTCTGCCACGTGATCTTCCCCCTGTTCGACGAGCAGAAAACGATCACGTTCGGTGTCTTCGCCACCCGGGACGCCGAGCCCCGATATGTCACCGACGACGGCTGCGACCAGCTGGCAGAGGTCACCATCGACCTCGGCCCGGTCATGCGCTTCGATCGAAAAGAGCGCGGAGTACGTACCTTCATGAAGTTCGGCGAGACCGAAGTCAAGGTGCGCTCCGAGCTCGTGCAGGGAGGCGGCGAAGCCGCTACACAGGTCCGCTTCCACTCCAACTACTGA
- a CDS encoding serine/threonine protein kinase: MDSSMPVAAGVPPIHFGVHEVRTGSADGARADFEQMLAQLASATNPNVRMIAVNPGDWGIDAFAGDLGGSITVWQSKYFMPKTTTSQSQQIRESLANGLKAAAANGHTITLWILCIPSSMDGPTTKWWDGWKKRKEKEHGLVIELWDETTLVKKLQSPEADQVRRAYYEVFTARPAPAQEQMRLVLDVEEDKAAALDSALFVRQMTEAGHIELDSAKRQFFNADLVAREVAHKGVLAEVAALSSADATLHGVWEMQFNECSAEGTLPALHGRVWREVRSEHDKLPKVLRLEVTHSWGLVHRLVDNRRAGWVTHWRQIASGHADD; the protein is encoded by the coding sequence TTGGACAGCTCCATGCCGGTGGCGGCCGGTGTTCCGCCCATCCATTTCGGCGTGCACGAGGTGCGGACCGGAAGTGCGGACGGGGCACGGGCCGACTTCGAGCAGATGCTTGCTCAGCTCGCCAGTGCGACCAATCCGAACGTCCGGATGATCGCGGTGAATCCGGGCGACTGGGGAATCGACGCTTTCGCGGGTGACCTCGGGGGCTCGATCACGGTGTGGCAGTCCAAGTACTTCATGCCGAAGACCACAACCAGCCAGTCACAGCAGATTCGCGAGTCTCTCGCGAACGGGCTGAAAGCCGCGGCGGCCAACGGTCACACCATCACGCTCTGGATCCTGTGCATCCCCTCCAGCATGGACGGTCCGACAACCAAATGGTGGGACGGCTGGAAGAAGCGGAAGGAAAAGGAGCACGGCCTCGTCATCGAGCTGTGGGACGAGACCACGCTCGTGAAGAAGCTGCAGAGCCCCGAAGCTGACCAGGTACGCCGCGCCTACTACGAAGTCTTCACGGCACGCCCCGCCCCCGCCCAGGAGCAGATGCGCCTCGTGCTGGACGTGGAGGAGGACAAGGCCGCGGCGCTTGACTCGGCCCTGTTCGTGCGCCAGATGACCGAGGCCGGCCACATCGAACTGGACTCGGCCAAACGTCAGTTCTTCAACGCCGACCTGGTGGCGCGCGAAGTCGCACACAAGGGCGTGCTGGCCGAGGTTGCCGCCCTGAGCTCTGCCGACGCCACCCTTCACGGAGTGTGGGAGATGCAGTTCAACGAGTGCTCGGCCGAGGGCACCCTCCCAGCTCTGCACGGCCGGGTATGGCGCGAGGTGCGCTCCGAGCACGACAAACTACCCAAGGTGCTGCGTCTGGAGGTGACGCACAGCTGGGGTCTGGTCCACCGGCTGGTCGACAACCGTCGGGCGGGGTGGGTCACGCACTGGCGGCAGATCGCGAGCGGTCACGCCGACGACTGA
- a CDS encoding DUF7674 family protein gives MSTPTWWSELLGASQVLAESDREEVREWRNKPDGEDLVVPTERDEDDVPPLTARLGLLAGAFCKNVPAMPSEERRRVLGVLERIMATESHEDRTAVGTGFLEPLLMAWDEGFDLRLIWGELGRESRSFCLALNEFWGVESPDWMRGE, from the coding sequence ATGTCCACACCTACCTGGTGGAGTGAACTGCTCGGCGCGAGCCAGGTGCTCGCCGAGAGTGACCGCGAGGAAGTCCGTGAGTGGCGGAACAAACCGGATGGTGAGGATCTGGTTGTTCCCACGGAGCGGGACGAGGATGACGTTCCGCCACTGACCGCACGCCTGGGTTTGCTCGCCGGCGCGTTCTGTAAAAATGTTCCCGCGATGCCCTCGGAGGAACGCAGGAGAGTCCTCGGAGTCCTGGAACGCATCATGGCCACCGAGAGCCACGAGGACCGCACTGCGGTGGGAACCGGTTTCCTCGAACCGCTGCTGATGGCTTGGGACGAAGGCTTTGATCTTCGCCTGATCTGGGGCGAACTGGGTCGGGAATCCCGTTCTTTCTGCCTGGCACTCAACGAGTTCTGGGGCGTTGAATCGCCCGACTGGATGCGCGGGGAGTAG
- a CDS encoding DNA recombination protein RecN, whose translation MEPLPGIRIRRLRLVGMERSYDVDFTAEQRVRNLSVIAGAFSSGKTAVLEFIAYGLGAKRHPRHQEVLRRVRSCLLEVELSGEPHVIERSVGEPSKVAFVRRGTLESRPASRAESRPIDPPGAPESLSSLLLRHCKLEGVQLREAPTNSESRTDPLSFRDLMWLAFLPNERVADKNFLFENDYMRKHKLRQVLDVAFGVHDDRAVELGQRIQELGGRLNRAKAELAAARTFVVEQAPTAVNGEPTPAVHERELADITSQLEELDRRAQAGTEFAAQLRNQHKTAAQTSRRAAAVLRDCETQLQRLMPLRAQYADDLLKLGMLGEAQQLFDPLSVTTCPACLNRLSAPPTADSGRCSLCRHGLTTEEGALVLGAADTGSQAGDSRVDVAAETRSTKARLKEITSYIDELGGSLAALKLQAEDAALREEEAAAALDAATSPSVSPFLAARDDLHRRREQVLRQLEQAESAVKLREGLTKRADVVERHETEIGRLREELARLGDASHDRDRVIAKISSRYGELLRAWRYPKVSTPFIKTDLTPFVRGEPYQEASSGARTLLTLAWQLAVFEIALEEGAAHPGFLMIDSPQKNLGHGGTLDAVIADAVAIDDFYHHLSLWLADRGSRAQLIVADNSPPPAVENSVVVRYSRNEDRPPYGLIEDETSADEEAEADL comes from the coding sequence ATGGAGCCGCTTCCCGGCATCCGCATCCGCCGCCTGCGCCTGGTCGGCATGGAACGGTCCTACGACGTCGACTTCACCGCCGAACAGCGGGTGCGGAACCTCTCCGTCATTGCCGGGGCGTTCAGCTCCGGCAAAACGGCGGTACTGGAGTTCATCGCCTACGGCCTCGGCGCGAAACGGCACCCCCGCCACCAGGAGGTGCTGCGCAGGGTCCGTTCATGCCTCCTGGAAGTCGAGCTCTCCGGCGAGCCGCACGTGATCGAGCGGTCGGTCGGAGAACCCTCGAAGGTCGCCTTCGTCCGCCGCGGAACGCTCGAAAGCAGGCCCGCATCCAGGGCCGAGAGCAGGCCCATCGACCCGCCCGGAGCACCGGAGAGCCTGTCCTCCCTCCTGCTGAGGCACTGCAAGCTCGAAGGGGTCCAACTACGCGAAGCACCCACCAACAGCGAATCGCGCACGGACCCGCTCAGCTTCCGCGACCTGATGTGGCTCGCCTTCCTTCCCAACGAACGCGTCGCGGACAAGAACTTCCTGTTTGAGAACGACTACATGCGCAAGCACAAACTGCGGCAGGTCCTCGACGTCGCCTTCGGAGTCCACGACGACCGCGCCGTCGAACTCGGCCAGCGTATCCAGGAACTCGGCGGCCGGCTCAACCGCGCCAAGGCCGAACTCGCAGCAGCTCGCACCTTCGTGGTGGAGCAGGCTCCCACCGCGGTGAACGGCGAACCAACACCTGCCGTCCACGAACGGGAGCTGGCCGACATCACCAGCCAGCTCGAGGAGTTGGACCGGCGAGCGCAGGCGGGAACGGAGTTCGCGGCCCAGCTGCGCAACCAGCACAAAACGGCGGCCCAGACCTCTCGCCGGGCGGCAGCGGTCCTGCGGGACTGCGAAACGCAGCTCCAACGCCTGATGCCTCTCCGGGCACAGTACGCGGATGATCTCCTCAAGCTCGGCATGCTCGGCGAAGCACAGCAGCTCTTCGACCCCCTGAGCGTCACCACCTGCCCCGCCTGCCTGAACCGGCTGTCGGCTCCCCCCACCGCCGACAGCGGACGCTGCAGTCTGTGCCGTCACGGACTGACCACAGAAGAGGGGGCATTGGTCCTGGGCGCTGCCGACACCGGCAGCCAGGCCGGGGACAGCAGGGTGGATGTCGCGGCCGAGACCCGGTCCACCAAGGCCCGCCTCAAAGAGATCACCAGCTACATTGATGAGCTCGGTGGCTCGCTTGCCGCACTCAAGCTCCAGGCCGAAGACGCGGCCCTCCGAGAAGAGGAAGCCGCCGCCGCGCTGGACGCCGCGACGTCTCCCTCCGTCTCACCGTTCCTCGCCGCACGCGACGACCTCCACCGAAGGCGCGAACAGGTCCTGCGCCAACTCGAACAGGCCGAGAGCGCGGTCAAGCTCCGCGAAGGACTCACCAAAAGGGCCGACGTCGTGGAACGCCACGAAACTGAGATCGGTCGCCTCCGAGAGGAACTCGCACGGCTCGGAGACGCCTCCCACGACCGCGACCGTGTCATAGCCAAGATCAGCAGCCGATACGGCGAGCTCCTGCGAGCCTGGCGCTACCCCAAGGTCAGTACGCCCTTCATCAAGACCGACCTCACCCCCTTCGTACGCGGCGAGCCGTACCAGGAAGCCTCGTCCGGCGCCCGCACCCTGCTGACCCTGGCCTGGCAGCTCGCCGTCTTCGAGATAGCCCTCGAAGAAGGGGCCGCACACCCCGGATTCCTCATGATCGACAGCCCTCAGAAGAACCTCGGCCACGGAGGCACCCTCGATGCCGTGATCGCGGACGCCGTCGCCATCGACGACTTCTACCACCACCTCTCCCTATGGCTCGCAGACCGCGGCAGCCGAGCACAGCTCATCGTCGCCGACAACAGCCCGCCACCGGCGGTGGAGAACAGTGTGGTCGTGCGCTACAGCCGCAACGAAGACCGTCCGCCGTACGGGCTAATCGAGGACGAAACCAGTGCGGACGAAGAGGCGGAGGCCGACCTCTGA
- a CDS encoding ABC-three component system middle component 2: MHADRPVVMPEDEVPFRLAQLLLLLDAVAAQDANGATLERIGYYDFLSANPFLVVPSEGRDASLLRLAGFDPQVLAYASSSQRFTSRRERIQHDLTLLVAYGCCRIRNRNGFLTYSITEAGQHLGGQFTATYASSFTTAAGIVVRQLRKLSDKRLREQTARWLRPDGTDGPAAALMSVLGPGPVLETSWEG, translated from the coding sequence GTGCACGCAGACCGGCCGGTCGTGATGCCCGAGGACGAGGTGCCTTTCCGCCTCGCTCAACTGCTGCTGCTCCTGGACGCCGTCGCCGCGCAGGATGCGAACGGGGCGACCCTGGAACGCATCGGGTACTACGACTTCCTGTCCGCGAACCCCTTCCTCGTCGTTCCCTCTGAGGGCCGGGACGCAAGCCTCCTGCGGCTGGCCGGATTCGATCCGCAGGTCCTCGCCTACGCGTCCTCGTCACAGCGATTCACGAGCCGGCGAGAACGGATCCAGCACGACCTGACGCTCCTGGTGGCCTATGGGTGCTGTCGCATCCGTAATCGCAACGGCTTCCTCACCTACTCGATCACCGAGGCCGGTCAGCACCTCGGCGGGCAGTTCACCGCTACCTACGCCAGCTCCTTCACCACCGCTGCCGGCATCGTCGTCCGCCAGCTCCGCAAACTCAGCGACAAAAGGCTGCGCGAGCAGACCGCACGGTGGCTGAGGCCGGACGGAACCGACGGACCCGCTGCTGCCCTCATGAGCGTCCTGGGGCCAGGGCCCGTGCTGGAAACGTCCTGGGAGGGATGA